The DNA region ACATCACCTCCGCTCGCTGCGACCGGTCCTGACTTGATGTGGATGGTACGcagcttcctcctcctcgtaaCCGTACTCTCCGCTGGCAATGTAGACCTGGGGGTGAGCGGACCGTTGAGCGCCCTGTGCGTAGGCGGATGGCTCGCGAATGCTGGCATACGTGGTCGAGGGTGGGTATCCAGGGGCCGTGTAGGAATGATGGCGCGCGGGCGAGGGCGGCACAGTCTGCTGTGGTCTGGGGGTGCTGAGACCCAGTGGCTCGATATAGCTGCTTGTCGGTCGGCTTGCTCGGGCGGTTTTGGAGGAAGCAATGCTGCCGCTCTTGGCGTCGCTCTCGTCGCCAACGCGATGCTTGTCGAACCGCTGGCGCAGGCGGTCAATTGTGTCGTCTTCCTTTTCGGCAGGCCGTTCGTGTTCGCGGTGTTGTTCCTTTTCGCGCTTTTCCCTCTTGCGCTCCTTTTCGCGCTTCTCCTTTTCGCGGTCGGCGTCgcgctccttttccttctcagGTCTGCGCTTGCTGGCGCTGCGCCGtggcttcttgtcctcgGTGGACTCGGACGTGGTGGAGCTGGCGGCTGTTGGCGAGCTGGTGACGGTGCTTTTGCGATTGGacttcttcagcttctcaaTCGTGTCGTCGAGCTGCTCCTGAAGCGCTGTGTTTTGTTCCGAGAGCTCCTTGTTCTTCTCGGCGAGCGTCTTCTTTTCGTGTGTAAAGAGCTCATTCTGGTCCGTGACGGCGCGCACATGGGCCTTGTTCTGCTCAATCTCGTTGCGCAATTGACGGACGGTGGTCTCGAGCTCGGCGATCTTTTTGGAAAAGTCGTCTCGTTGCTGGCGCGTCTGCTCAAGAGCACGCTGCAGTTGGTAGATGGTTGTGTTGTCCTCGTAGCCAGAAGCCAAGAAGTTGCGATCGCGGTCGGTGTTGGAGGTTCGACTCTCGCAGTCGCTGAAGGAACCCACACCCGAGTCGCTGCGCTGATGCTCGTAGTGCCCTTCGGTGGGCGAGCCCCAGCGGACTGTTCTGCTCATGGCGACGGCAGTTATTCGGTGATGCCcttggaagggggagaaggctGTAAGGCTAAAGCAGCTTGAAAAATCGTGTTGTGCGTTGATTTGACCGTCGGCGTGGGAGGAGCTGCAGAGGTGCCCGACTGGAACTTGGGGTATATAagtgagaaaaaaaatgtGCGCGGGAACGAGCCAAAGGGGGGGAAATTGGGCGAATGGCACAGATGGCACAGGCGGCCCCGGCAGACCAGGGGGTACTTTGGACAAGGGGCGGAAGGGCGGGAACAAAAGTGCTCCAAGGCTAGAAAAAGACCAAGAATGGATGGTGTCTCGGAGTCGGGTTGGGCCTCAACGATAAAGAGCACTAAAGAGCCTAACCGAGAATGAGGGTATAAGAAAACCAGATTTAGCCCCAGGTCAGGAACGAAAATCTCGCTTGGTGTGCAGGAGGAAGAATGAAAAGGCCGAATTTCTCACCGTCGCACacacctctctcctcttAAGAATCagaagggagggaggctCTGGGAGGGGTCCGGCGCTGTTGCCTCGCGCCTGTTACGAATCCAAGGACCACTGGACTTTGAACTGGACAAATCGACTGCGCGACGGAGCACCGCCCGGCTGCCAACTCAAACTTGACGCTTTTGGGCAAATGGTGGTGGATTATGTCAGTGAGATTTTgttccccctcttctctgTCCGCTCACCCTAGGTACTAGCCAGTCCTGGGCATTCAGACAACAAAAATCCGTGTTCGAATGTGGCTCAATCAGCAAGGCGACGAGAGATGGTGTGCGGCAGTGCTCCGGAATCCTGgcgaaccaccaccagagccCGGCGCCTCTGCCTGTCACCAAGGCAGTTTTCTTCTGCCTGTCACACAAGGTCCAAGCATGCCAAGCTTCCAGTCCGAATGTCTCCTTACACCgagggttttttttttcccttttttgcGGGACGTGTGTGTGGAGATTCTCCCATCCATATCAAAAACCACACCATATATCAAGCGGTCGCACCGTCCGTCTGGCGAACCACGACACTGGGAGGAGGGTACGGCGGGCCGTGGCGGGCGCACGAGAGTCTCTTTGTGATCATGAAGTCGGCGACGAAGAATTGCACTTTTGTCTTGGGATAACCAACCACAGAGCTCAGACGGCCACAAGTCAGAAATAGGAGAAAGGGCGcgcttgttggtggtgttgggccaTGGAGTAGCGCGACGGACGGTGAGTCACCGTAATTGTCGGTTATAGGATGTCCACATTTATGCGTTCCATGTAGcccttttttccccttcaTCTTCTGCTTGTTTTTGTGTGTTTCAGATTGCAGTCCCATGGAGGACTTGTGTTCTGATTAGCTCCCGACCCGCCATGGTCAGTTGACCGTTTTCTGCCAGGCCTGCGCTCGAGTGTGTGGGCTCCCCTGTTTGTTCTCGAAGAAATGGATAGGGCTGAGCTCCACCCAAAGCAATAGCAGGGGAAAGACCATCACCAGTTGATCGGATTCAACAAGAGGTTGTCCAGATGGCAAAACAGGATCAAACATCACGATATACCGTCATGTGCCCCATAACCATCGCTCCTGCCCAACCTttgacatcaccatcacttGATACCGCTCCTTCCGTCCTCCGTACTCCTCCAAATCACACCATCTGATAACAACCCACGATCTAGATTCCCGCAGCACATACCTGTCTTTTTTCCCTCCTGAGTGATCACTCACCCAGCGCCATGTTACATCCGTACGCAACGCTTCAGCTCACCATGGGTTCTGTGACTCTTTTGCCGGCAGCAGCACGGTTACCTGGAAGGATCAAgaagcatcatcaccaatccCCGTAACCCCATCCCAGCCCTACCATCGATGGAGAACTACCAAACGGGTTTGCTCCATCAAACCCACCAGTgactccgccgccgcccacaCGCCGAGAGAGAAGTGGAACTACTCCTCCGTTCCACTCTCTTCTTCCCGCCATCACAGGAGCTCCGTCCGGGTCACCACATTCTTCTGCCCCACCCCGGCCCGGAAGGTCACTTTCTTCTCTCTGCCGGTTGACTCAAGCCAAGCCAATGTTTCTTTAGCTTTCTCATGTACATATGCACCTTTAccttcccctttccaacCAACCGCGCGCGCATTTGCGACGAGGACGGATGGGGATCGACGAGCAGCAGCCGGACGGCTGATGCCTTGCGTTGCGTTGCGCCTGCAGTGATTCTCACTGTTGCCCCGCATCACCATGCCCCACCCCGCACTTTTCTTCACCCCTCCTTCATCTTTTTGAACCTCCTCTTGCTCATATGAGCGCGATAGATAGGGTATGTAACTTCAAAAAAGCGCCATTGCGCACTCCACCCTCCCTGTTCTTGTCACAGAAAATCCTCCGATATGTAATGTAGCTGGCCGAGATGTGTCACACGACACAAACAAGACATCTATCTCTAAAAGAGACAAAGGGGATCGAGACATGGATAACAGGGAATAGCATGTTCATGAGGGATAGATTATCTACCATCTGTCGACAGTGCTATCGAGTGCTACGTCCGAGTCCGGAGTGCGGTCATGAACGAGCATTGTCCGGAGGAGGGTAGAatgatgggtgggtggtatCCGTGGTGGTTGACACGGGGATTTTCCGCTCTCTCTCGCCTCCGGGCGGTTTTTATCTATCTATCTCTGTGAAattgcgggggagggggtaaTGGCTTCCGGGTAGGACTTTTTGATTTCGGGGAGATAGACCAGATAAAGGTGAAGCAGGTCAGTAGGTGAGAGATGCTAAGGTGAGTGCGTGCCCAGGTGCGTATTTTTTGCGCGTGCGAGATACAGTGGTCTAAACTATGGGGTTTGTATGCACGTTCGAAAAAGGGAACCTTGTTAACACCGAGGTGTGGGTTTCCCTTTTTCGGGCTGTAGGTGCAGACGTTTCAGTTCGGCCAGGCGTCACCTCATCCTATCCATACTATCTTGATctgacggcggcggcagctaCACCGGATGAATAGCCCTACCGGTCTGGAATCTCGACAGAAACCCCACCGGTAAGGTaggggtaggtaggtaggtagatatGTTCCTAACCGTAGGTTGGCGCCATGAGGCGGATGGGGGAATCTGCCATGTTTATGTTTGTGTCCAAGGTGAGGCGAGCGAGGGTATCACCGTCTCACCTTGCCCGTGGAACAACGGGCAAGGTCCCTTCTCCGGGCGCGGGCGGTACTTCCGATGTCAAATCAGTTGTTTTGGTGCAACCTGAAATCTAAAAATCATCACGGGGGCTGGTGAAGCTATCTCGATCTCGTATTTGTTTTCGTTCCACAATCGCCATCGTTCGTCAATCCCCCTCCTTTCCAGCAGGGGGGATTTGGGCGGGCTTGGTTTCTCGTTCGACACAAGGGCGCTGCATGATGCATACCAAGAATCCTTCTGCTGTGCAAGATCCCCACTCTGAGCCTCAACCAGGGTAGTTTGCACAGCCGATGAGAGCTGTTGGTTCGTGACGTCTGTCTTTTTGGTCCTCTTCGATCTGCTTTTCATCGGCTTCGGTTATTTTGACATCTGGACTGCATACGTAGACCGGGGATCTGTGGCGTAGTCAACGGCGAGGACCCCGGCAAGGAGGAGCCGAAGCCGCGAGGGGGAGGCCACGTAGATTTTCTAGGggtgaggtgggaggggaaggggaccGTAAAGCAAGGTAAAGCCGTCAGGTGTAGACGGAAGGATTCATATCATATCAGGAAGGATTCCCAGATGTGCGGTACCCTTATCcggatggtgttgagatAGGTATGGAAGATTGCGTGTAAGGCATGCGGTCCTCTCACTCACCCACAGTCCGAAGTCTAGCTCATGTTCGCCACTACACACGCACCTGGGGAAGTGACCCAAAATAATAATTAGGCAAATACAGAAATCATAACCCCGAGTAGACATAATTCGAAATGTTGGTGTGTGGAAAAATGTGGGGAAAACCCCTCTGCCTGCCTGGAGCCTGCCTAAACCGACCAGTTTAAACCATTTTCCTTGACGGAATGCCCCCTCAAACTCAGCTGTCATGATCAAGAAACTCCGTTGCGATATCATATCGAAACATACTTCCGAAGGGGTTGAAGCCAAGGTTGATATTGGCCCCATTATTAATATGTCCTGTTTTTTGTGTCTCGGTAACACGAAACAAATACGGTTGTCAGTTCGGCAAAGCAGTCTTGagtaaccaccaccaccaacaaccaaccaaccaaatCCCATCTCTTTACCGATTCTGTAAAGATTTAAACCCTCTGTTCTTCATGAAAAGACAAAACCACTCATCACGTCTCACAAACCCTCTAAAAACACCAACCACGTGTATAGATCATGTTGTACAATatctccaaaaaaaaagtctaTTTTTTTCTGTCTGCCTCGGCTCTGCTGTGATCCGGTTTTTTGTGTGTGACGATTGTTCTGTTGGAGTATTTGTATCAAAAAAAATCCATATTCATATTCTGCTGTGAGGCATATCCCTCTTGCTGCCCTGGCCCACCCATTCCCTGTCTCTGCTGTCGTGAAAGTTTGCTTCCGTCTATTGCATCTTTACGTGCTGCCATACGTCAAATTCTGTAACGTTTCTAAACCATCCCAAGAAAACAAGTCCAAAAGCAAACCGCAGCAattcccaaacccccccatACCGTGATACCTTATCATTATTCGTACAAGAAGTGAAAAAAAGGGATGTTCGTGCTATTCTGTAGCGATCCATCAAAAAATACCCAGAACCGAAAATATGTTGTTGTAAGAAAAAGCCAAACGTAGTTATCGTAAAGGAAAAGTTGAGAAAACAATCTGAGGTGCAGCAAAGAAAGCTTGATATGTTGAGGTCGatgttgtctttttttctggttTTCTGATTGAATGGTTAGCATTCAAGGTTGCCAAGTCATCGGCGAACTGACTCACTCTTTCAACCCCATCAAGCCGGCATCCAATGTATAGCTCAGAGAAACAACCGCTGATGACCgcga from Podospora pseudopauciseta strain CBS 411.78 chromosome 6, whole genome shotgun sequence includes:
- a CDS encoding hypothetical protein (EggNog:ENOG503PHC2), which gives rise to MSRTVRWGSPTEGHYEHQRSDSGVGSFSDCESRTSNTDRDRNFLASGYEDNTTIYQLQRALEQTRQQRDDFSKKIAELETTVRQLRNEIEQNKAHVRAVTDQNELFTHEKKTLAEKNKELSEQNTALQEQLDDTIEKLKKSNRKSTVTSSPTAASSTTSESTEDKKPRRSASKRRPEKEKERDADREKEKREKERKREKREKEQHREHERPAEKEDDTIDRLRQRFDKHRVGDESDAKSGSIASSKTARASRPTSSYIEPLGLSTPRPQQTVPPSPARHHSYTAPGYPPSTTYASIREPSAYAQGAQRSAHPQVYIASGEYGYEEEEAAYHPHQVRTGRSERR